In a single window of the Pyrococcus sp. NA2 genome:
- the arcC gene encoding carbamate kinase yields MAERVVIALGGNALQQRGQKGSYEEMMENVKKTAKQIAEIISKGYEVVITHGNGPQVGTILLHMDAGQAIHNIPAQPMDVAGAMSQGWIGYMIQQALKNELRKKGIEREVVTIITQTLVDKEDPAFKNPTKPVGPFYDEETAKKLAKEKGWIVKEDSGRGWRRVVPSPDPKGHVEAETIRKLVDNGVIVIASGGGGVPVVEENGEIRGVEAVIDKDLAGEKLAEEVNADILMILTDVNGAALYYGTEKETWLKEVKVEELERYYQEGHFKAGSMGPKVLAAIRFIRWGGKRAIIAHLEKAVEALEGKTGTQVIP; encoded by the coding sequence GTGGCAGAGAGAGTCGTCATAGCCCTCGGAGGCAATGCCCTCCAGCAGAGAGGCCAAAAAGGAAGCTACGAGGAAATGATGGAAAATGTGAAAAAAACAGCAAAACAGATAGCTGAAATTATCTCCAAAGGTTATGAAGTAGTAATAACTCATGGCAATGGACCCCAAGTTGGAACAATTCTACTTCACATGGATGCCGGACAGGCCATTCATAACATTCCCGCCCAACCAATGGACGTTGCAGGTGCAATGAGCCAAGGATGGATAGGGTATATGATTCAGCAAGCCCTCAAGAATGAGTTGAGGAAAAAGGGAATAGAGAGAGAAGTCGTCACAATTATCACGCAAACACTCGTTGACAAGGAGGATCCCGCTTTTAAGAATCCAACAAAACCCGTTGGACCATTCTATGATGAGGAAACTGCAAAGAAGTTAGCAAAAGAGAAAGGCTGGATTGTGAAGGAGGATTCAGGAAGGGGATGGAGAAGAGTTGTACCAAGTCCAGATCCTAAGGGACATGTAGAGGCTGAGACCATAAGGAAGCTCGTCGATAACGGAGTAATAGTCATTGCAAGTGGCGGTGGTGGGGTTCCAGTTGTTGAGGAGAATGGAGAGATAAGGGGGGTTGAGGCAGTTATAGATAAGGATCTCGCGGGAGAGAAGTTAGCGGAGGAAGTTAACGCTGACATACTCATGATACTCACCGACGTTAATGGGGCGGCCCTCTATTATGGTACAGAGAAGGAGACTTGGCTCAAGGAGGTTAAGGTGGAGGAACTTGAGAGATACTATCAAGAAGGGCACTTCAAAGCTGGTAGCATGGGGCCCAAAGTTCTTGCAGCCATAAGGTTCATTAGATGGGGAGGCAAGAGAGCGATAATTGCACACTTAGAGAAAGCAGTTGAGGCTCTTGAGGGTAAGACAGGAACACAGGTAATTCCCTAG
- a CDS encoding radical SAM protein — translation MQIIKIKAKSIYTKSKIPGVDYVVNQYVGCQFGCKYCYARFLCKWKSHGEWGSWVEVKLNAPELARKRVYGEILMSSVSDPYQPIEVELKLTRRILHAMNKRNRLRILTKSPLVLRDADLFKSFKDIEVGLTINSFEGQEKKLIEPLTPIQSSRINALKQLKDEGIRNYAFVSPIIPGITDVEAIIRETRDFVDYYFFEVLNLRAAGKEFTRILAENFPESYKTLENEERFWTFIKELTETIRRFDIKTGGIEVHKKGWELIEL, via the coding sequence ATGCAAATAATTAAGATCAAGGCTAAGTCAATATACACCAAAAGTAAAATTCCTGGGGTAGATTACGTTGTGAATCAATACGTAGGGTGTCAATTTGGATGTAAGTACTGTTATGCAAGGTTTCTCTGTAAGTGGAAATCCCATGGTGAGTGGGGAAGTTGGGTCGAAGTTAAATTGAATGCTCCTGAGTTAGCTAGAAAACGAGTGTATGGGGAAATTTTGATGTCAAGCGTAAGCGACCCTTATCAGCCAATTGAGGTGGAACTTAAGCTAACGAGAAGGATACTTCATGCTATGAATAAAAGGAATAGGTTAAGAATTCTCACAAAGTCTCCACTCGTCTTAAGAGATGCTGACCTCTTTAAGAGCTTTAAAGACATAGAAGTTGGATTGACAATAAACAGCTTTGAAGGGCAGGAAAAGAAGCTAATTGAACCGCTTACACCAATCCAGAGTAGTAGAATTAATGCACTGAAACAACTTAAGGACGAGGGCATAAGGAACTACGCATTTGTAAGCCCAATAATTCCAGGAATTACGGATGTAGAAGCAATAATTAGAGAGACAAGAGATTTCGTCGATTACTATTTCTTCGAGGTATTGAATCTCCGAGCTGCTGGAAAAGAATTTACTAGAATATTAGCCGAAAACTTCCCCGAATCTTACAAAACACTGGAGAATGAAGAGAGATTCTGGACATTCATTAAGGAACTTACAGAAACCATTAGGAGATTTGACATAAAAACAGGAGGAATTGAGGTTCACAAGAAAGGTTGGGAACTAATTGAATTATAA
- a CDS encoding Ldh family oxidoreductase — MFEKGYIDENYIRIPKDELFSFVVRVLTKLGVPEEDAKIVADNLIMADLRGIESHGVQRLKRYVDGILSGAVNLRPNIRILREGPSYALVDGDEGLGQVVGYRAMRIAIEKARKSGIGVVVVRNSNHYGIAGYYALMAAEEGMIGISMTNSRPLVAPTGGIERVLGTNPIAIAAPTRGRPFLLDMATSVVPIGKLEVYRRKGKPIPKGWAIDREGNLTTDVEEVFNGGSLLPLGGLGELFGGHKGYGLSLMVDILSGILSGGTWSKHVKNTNEKGSNVCHFFMAIDIEHFIPLEEFKERMSEMIEEIKRSKKHKDFERIWIHGEKGFLTMETRLKLGVPIYKKVLEELNEIAKKVGVEGLRYGST; from the coding sequence ATGTTTGAAAAAGGATACATCGATGAGAACTATATTAGAATTCCAAAAGATGAACTATTCTCGTTCGTAGTGAGAGTTTTAACAAAGCTAGGAGTTCCAGAGGAGGATGCAAAAATAGTTGCTGACAACTTAATAATGGCAGATCTGAGAGGGATAGAAAGCCATGGCGTTCAGAGGTTGAAGAGGTATGTTGACGGGATACTCAGTGGAGCCGTAAACCTAAGGCCCAACATAAGGATATTGAGGGAGGGACCATCTTATGCATTAGTTGATGGTGATGAAGGCTTAGGACAAGTCGTCGGTTATAGGGCAATGAGAATTGCAATAGAAAAAGCTAGGAAGAGTGGAATTGGAGTTGTCGTCGTTAGAAACAGCAATCACTATGGAATAGCAGGATACTACGCGTTGATGGCTGCAGAGGAGGGAATGATAGGAATCAGCATGACGAATTCCAGGCCACTGGTTGCACCAACGGGAGGAATTGAGAGAGTCCTAGGAACGAATCCAATAGCTATAGCAGCTCCGACTAGAGGAAGACCATTTCTCCTTGACATGGCAACTAGTGTAGTTCCAATAGGTAAGCTTGAGGTCTACAGGAGAAAAGGGAAGCCAATCCCGAAAGGATGGGCAATAGATAGAGAAGGAAACTTAACCACTGATGTCGAAGAAGTGTTCAATGGAGGCTCATTGTTGCCTCTTGGAGGCCTTGGAGAATTATTTGGAGGTCATAAGGGATATGGGCTAAGCTTAATGGTCGACATTCTCTCGGGAATCCTATCAGGAGGTACCTGGAGCAAGCATGTTAAAAATACGAATGAGAAAGGGAGTAATGTTTGTCACTTCTTCATGGCAATAGACATAGAACATTTCATTCCGCTGGAGGAATTCAAGGAAAGGATGAGCGAGATGATAGAGGAGATAAAAAGGTCGAAGAAACATAAAGACTTTGAAAGGATATGGATTCATGGAGAAAAGGGGTTCTTAACGATGGAAACTAGGCTCAAGCTTGGGGTGCCCATATATAAGAAGGTTCTCGAAGAGCTGAATGAGATTGCTAAGAAAGTTGGAGTTGAGGGGTTGAGGTATGGATCCACTTGA
- a CDS encoding sodium ion-translocating decarboxylase subunit beta — protein MGLEQAIIDFFSHMGLLNLTIGNIVMILVGLTLVYLAIRYKMEPLLLLPIGISAVLVNLPLSHLANWPLAPQLPPEVQDNIFATLSYLNKHYGPPGIFDLIYYLLIKTEVVPLLIFFGLGAMTDFGPMIADPKTALLGAAAQIGVFVAMLVALALGFDLKEAASIGIIGGADGPTTIYLTTKLAPHILSATAVAAYSYMSLVPLIQPPVIKALTTPEERKIRMEQLRPVSKREKILFPIVSMIVIGLLVPSAAPLIGMLMIGNLFRESGVVHRLSKAAQEELMNIVTIFLGLGIGSTMRAESFLTPKTLMILALGVVAFASATAGGVLFGKLMMKISGGKINPMIGAAGVSAVPMSARVVQRLASEEDPGNFILMHAMGPNVAGVIGTAVVAGVFLSALG, from the coding sequence ATGGGTCTGGAGCAAGCTATAATTGACTTCTTTTCTCACATGGGGCTCCTCAACCTGACGATAGGAAATATAGTTATGATACTCGTTGGCTTAACCCTTGTCTATCTGGCAATAAGGTATAAAATGGAGCCCTTACTTTTATTGCCGATTGGAATAAGTGCAGTTCTTGTGAATTTACCACTTTCTCACTTGGCAAACTGGCCATTAGCTCCTCAGCTCCCTCCAGAAGTTCAAGATAATATATTTGCAACTTTAAGCTATCTGAATAAACACTATGGCCCTCCAGGAATTTTTGATTTGATATACTACCTGCTAATAAAAACTGAAGTAGTTCCATTGTTGATATTCTTCGGTTTAGGAGCAATGACAGACTTTGGACCCATGATAGCTGATCCTAAAACAGCTTTACTTGGCGCTGCAGCTCAGATAGGAGTATTCGTAGCCATGCTTGTGGCCTTGGCATTAGGATTTGATCTCAAGGAGGCGGCCTCCATAGGTATAATTGGAGGGGCTGACGGTCCAACTACGATATACCTAACCACAAAGCTTGCTCCTCACATACTCTCAGCCACGGCAGTGGCCGCTTACTCATATATGAGCCTTGTTCCCTTAATACAGCCACCCGTCATAAAAGCACTAACTACACCTGAAGAGAGGAAGATAAGGATGGAACAGCTAAGGCCCGTATCGAAGAGGGAGAAGATACTCTTCCCCATTGTAAGCATGATAGTTATTGGCCTTCTAGTTCCAAGTGCAGCACCTCTAATTGGAATGTTAATGATTGGCAACTTGTTCAGGGAAAGTGGCGTTGTTCATAGGTTAAGCAAGGCTGCACAGGAAGAGCTAATGAACATCGTAACGATATTCCTGGGACTTGGCATTGGCTCAACGATGAGAGCTGAGAGTTTCCTCACGCCAAAGACCCTAATGATCTTAGCGTTAGGTGTCGTCGCCTTTGCTTCAGCAACGGCTGGAGGTGTACTCTTTGGAAAATTAATGATGAAAATATCCGGTGGCAAGATAAACCCAATGATAGGGGCTGCAGGAGTTTCCGCTGTCCCGATGAGTGCTAGAGTCGTCCAAAGGCTTGCAAGTGAAGAAGATCCTGGGAACTTCATCTTAATGCATGCGATGGGACCCAACGTTGCGGGCGTTATAGGGACAGCTGTAGTTGCTGGAGTCTTTCTTTCTGCTCTTGGATGA
- a CDS encoding 26S protease regulatory subunit, with the protein MYRLQILQVQKCQEEFERALSLGQYDKARLIALRCSELLRQLASENLNFSHILLEEARKWELKAKTITERKKKEFRNEYFEMLKALIRKSRITWNDIGGLREAKRLIAQAIGLNIARSPIDPPRGILLFGPPGTGKSLLASAVANNLNATFFSVKASDLLSKYFGESSKLVSALFSLARQMNPSVIFIDEIDSLTLKRSALDDAARRMIGTLLAEIDGFKDKKEKVILLAATNTPWDLDEAILSRLPIRIYTPLPDVEAAIEIFKIHLRGISYRVNLYKLAKEAVKRLYSGREIENTVKLATMKMLEEMNPELGDPLRVTTLKEKDLTTRPLTIDDFKYAMARIKSPITKNEIKKYEKWAKEFGTLSS; encoded by the coding sequence ATGTATAGGCTACAAATCCTTCAAGTGCAGAAATGTCAAGAGGAATTTGAAAGGGCCTTATCCTTAGGACAGTATGATAAGGCTAGGCTTATAGCCCTCAGATGTTCCGAGTTACTCAGACAGCTGGCATCTGAAAATCTTAATTTCTCGCACATTCTTTTGGAAGAGGCAAGGAAGTGGGAGTTAAAAGCTAAAACGATAACAGAAAGAAAGAAAAAAGAATTTAGAAATGAATATTTTGAAATGTTAAAAGCCCTAATAAGGAAAAGCAGAATTACGTGGAATGACATTGGAGGATTAAGAGAGGCAAAAAGGTTGATTGCTCAAGCCATTGGGTTAAACATTGCAAGATCTCCAATAGATCCTCCAAGAGGAATTCTTTTATTTGGCCCTCCAGGGACGGGTAAAAGCCTCCTAGCGAGTGCTGTTGCGAATAATTTAAATGCCACATTCTTCAGTGTCAAAGCTAGTGATTTATTGAGCAAATACTTTGGGGAGTCATCAAAACTTGTTTCGGCCCTTTTCTCCTTGGCAAGACAAATGAATCCGAGTGTAATTTTCATTGACGAAATAGATTCCCTAACCTTGAAAAGATCGGCCCTAGACGATGCAGCAAGAAGAATGATAGGAACCCTGTTGGCAGAAATCGACGGATTTAAAGACAAGAAAGAGAAGGTAATACTCTTGGCAGCAACCAATACTCCCTGGGATCTTGACGAGGCAATACTTTCTAGATTGCCAATAAGAATATATACCCCACTTCCCGATGTTGAAGCAGCCATTGAGATCTTCAAAATTCACTTGAGGGGAATTTCGTACAGGGTGAACCTTTACAAGTTAGCTAAGGAGGCTGTTAAAAGGCTTTATTCTGGAAGGGAGATTGAAAACACAGTAAAACTTGCAACAATGAAAATGCTAGAAGAGATGAACCCGGAACTCGGTGATCCTTTGAGGGTAACCACCCTTAAGGAGAAAGATCTGACAACGAGACCCTTAACAATTGACGACTTTAAATATGCAATGGCAAGAATAAAGAGTCCAATAACAAAGAACGAAATTAAAAAGTATGAAAAGTGGGCCAAGGAGTTTGGTACTTTAAGTTCTTAA
- a CDS encoding ATP-dependent DNA helicase: MNVENLDIDERVKRVLKKRGIRELYPPQEEALKSGILKGDNALIAIPTASGKTLIAEITITNRLLNEGGKAVYLVPLKALAEEKYKEFKDWEEIGLKVAMATGDYDSKDEWLGKYDIIIATAEKFDSLLRHGSSWIRDVKILVVDEIHLIGSRDRGATLEFIITQMLDRAQIIGLSATIGNPEELADWLNAKLIKSDWRPVKLRRGVFYQGFVFWEDGKTDKFNSWEDLVYDAVKKGKGALIFVNMRRKAEKTALELSKTVRDLLSREEIRKLRELATSLEENPTNEKLARALLGGVAFHHAGLGRNERVLVEDNFRKGLIKVVVATPTLSAGINTPAFRVIIRDTWRYSEFGMERIPILEIQQMMGRAGRPKYDEIGEAIIVSATEEPSLVMDYYIKGKPEKLFSQLSNESILRSQILALIATFGFSEFRDIYNFLEKTFYAYQGKDPYLLEEKIRGIIYFLLENEFIDVTLDDKVKPLPLGLRTAKLYIDPLTAKIFKDALPKIEKDSNPIGIFQIISMTPDLTPLSYGRREIGMLEDEYYHLRDRLYLELDYENERKFFRALKTALVLNAWINEVSEGEIVEKFNVEPGDIYRIVETAEWLVYSLGEIAKVLNYPKDIIEYLRVLRIRVKHGIREELIPLMELPSIGRKRARALYNAGFKDLDSIRNARPSELLRVEGIGAKTVEAMLRYLGRDVKIVEKPKKGTLDYYLSP; this comes from the coding sequence ATGAACGTCGAGAATCTAGATATTGATGAAAGAGTAAAGAGAGTGCTAAAGAAGAGGGGCATCAGAGAACTTTATCCTCCTCAGGAAGAGGCACTAAAATCTGGCATACTTAAGGGAGATAACGCGCTTATAGCCATACCAACGGCTAGTGGAAAAACTTTGATAGCTGAAATAACGATTACGAATAGACTCCTGAATGAGGGGGGTAAGGCGGTTTATCTGGTTCCATTAAAGGCCTTGGCCGAAGAGAAGTACAAAGAGTTCAAAGATTGGGAGGAAATTGGACTAAAGGTAGCAATGGCAACTGGAGATTACGATTCAAAGGACGAATGGTTAGGAAAGTACGATATAATAATAGCAACCGCTGAGAAGTTTGACTCCCTACTCAGGCACGGCTCTTCTTGGATAAGGGATGTCAAGATCCTAGTGGTTGATGAGATACATTTGATAGGTTCTAGGGATAGGGGAGCCACTTTAGAGTTCATAATAACTCAGATGTTAGATAGAGCTCAGATAATTGGACTCTCCGCAACTATCGGGAATCCCGAAGAGCTTGCAGATTGGTTAAATGCAAAACTCATTAAGAGTGACTGGAGACCCGTTAAGCTTAGAAGAGGAGTTTTTTACCAGGGTTTTGTGTTTTGGGAAGATGGAAAAACAGATAAGTTTAACTCTTGGGAAGACCTCGTATACGATGCTGTAAAAAAGGGGAAAGGAGCATTAATATTCGTTAATATGAGAAGAAAGGCTGAAAAAACTGCACTAGAACTTTCAAAGACCGTGAGAGATCTACTTAGTAGGGAGGAAATTAGAAAACTTAGAGAACTTGCAACATCCCTCGAAGAAAATCCAACCAATGAAAAACTTGCAAGAGCACTTTTAGGTGGCGTTGCATTCCATCATGCGGGTTTAGGTAGGAATGAAAGGGTGTTAGTTGAAGATAACTTTAGAAAGGGATTGATAAAGGTTGTCGTTGCAACGCCAACGCTTTCGGCGGGAATAAATACCCCCGCATTTAGGGTAATAATAAGGGACACCTGGAGATACTCGGAATTTGGAATGGAGAGGATTCCGATTCTTGAGATTCAACAGATGATGGGCAGAGCTGGAAGACCAAAGTATGATGAAATTGGGGAGGCAATAATAGTTTCAGCAACGGAGGAACCTTCGTTGGTTATGGATTATTACATCAAGGGGAAACCCGAGAAATTGTTTTCTCAGCTTTCAAATGAGAGCATATTGAGGAGTCAGATTCTTGCCTTAATAGCGACCTTTGGATTCTCAGAGTTCAGAGATATCTACAATTTTCTTGAAAAAACATTCTATGCCTACCAGGGAAAGGATCCATATCTACTTGAGGAGAAGATAAGGGGGATCATTTATTTCCTATTAGAAAATGAATTCATAGACGTAACCTTGGATGACAAGGTAAAACCTCTCCCTCTAGGTCTCAGAACGGCAAAACTGTACATAGATCCATTAACAGCTAAGATATTCAAAGACGCGTTACCTAAGATCGAGAAAGACTCAAATCCAATAGGAATATTCCAAATAATTTCGATGACTCCAGATTTGACTCCCCTATCATACGGAAGAAGGGAAATTGGAATGTTAGAGGACGAATACTATCACCTTAGGGATAGACTCTACCTTGAGCTAGACTACGAGAACGAGAGGAAATTCTTCAGAGCTTTGAAAACTGCTTTAGTTCTCAACGCTTGGATAAACGAGGTCTCAGAGGGAGAAATAGTTGAGAAGTTCAATGTTGAGCCTGGAGATATTTACAGAATAGTTGAGACCGCAGAATGGCTGGTGTATTCCCTGGGAGAGATTGCAAAGGTTCTAAATTATCCCAAAGATATAATCGAATACTTAAGGGTTCTTAGGATTAGGGTTAAACATGGAATTAGAGAAGAGTTAATTCCGCTCATGGAGCTCCCTTCAATTGGAAGGAAAAGAGCTAGAGCCCTATACAATGCAGGCTTTAAGGATCTAGATAGCATAAGAAATGCAAGACCCTCTGAGTTGCTAAGAGTTGAGGGGATCGGGGCAAAGACAGTTGAAGCAATGTTAAGATACCTTGGAAGGGACGTCAAGATCGTTGAGAAACCAAAGAAGGGAACCCTAGATTACTATCTTTCTCCATAA
- a CDS encoding biotin/lipoyl-containing protein, translating into MKVRVVINGEEYEVEVEEIMPGKFKVTLEGETYEVEAKNLGIRAIPTPTTITPPTPQSPTIVPTPQVPQVKPQSKNIVTAPMPGKILKILVKEGQEVKLGQGLLILEAMKMENEIPAPRNGVVKRILVKEGDSVDTGQPLIELG; encoded by the coding sequence ATGAAAGTTAGAGTGGTCATAAACGGAGAGGAATATGAGGTTGAAGTTGAGGAGATAATGCCTGGAAAGTTCAAGGTTACGCTGGAAGGGGAAACATACGAGGTCGAAGCTAAGAACCTCGGAATAAGAGCAATACCTACACCTACCACTATCACACCTCCAACGCCACAATCACCTACAATCGTCCCAACCCCTCAGGTTCCTCAAGTCAAGCCTCAGTCTAAGAATATAGTAACTGCTCCAATGCCAGGAAAGATCCTCAAGATTCTAGTAAAAGAAGGTCAGGAAGTAAAGCTTGGCCAAGGATTGCTCATTTTAGAGGCAATGAAAATGGAAAATGAGATCCCAGCTCCCAGGAATGGCGTAGTTAAGAGGATCCTAGTAAAAGAGGGTGATAGCGTAGATACGGGACAACCTTTAATAGAGTTAGGGTGA